A window of bacterium genomic DNA:
AGCCAATGTTGAATCCAGCAGGCGTTGTTATCGATTCGTCTGACCGCGAGCAAAGTTTTTCTTGTCTAACAAAATCCGGTGAGAATTACTATGTTGGCTATATTCAACTTGACGATGAGAACAATCCGTACTACTCGGTAAAAGTTGCAGAAGTAAGTTTATCCGGTCAAGTGCTCTGGCGCCGAACACTCGCCGATAGCGCTCGTAATCAAGCCACCGGAGACCGACAGAGATTGCGGCTATCTCCCTCATCCGGTGGCGGTGTCATTGCCTACTGGCAGGAGTATCGCTCCGATTCCAATAATGGCGCACAGATTTACGCACAGAAGATCGATTCGTTGGGGAATGCGCTCTGGACGAATGGTGGTGTTAGAGTAGGAGCAAGTTTACAGGATCAAGCTTATGCCGACGCGATCCAATCGGGTAACCACTACTGGTTCGTCTGGAAAGATGTTCGCGATGGTGGGATCGCTCAAATCTATTGCCAACGGGTATCCGAATCGGGAACTTTGCTGTGGCAAGGTGGGCACCGTGTTTTCACCGATCCGTATGTTCAGATAGATCCAAAAGTTGTTGCCGGTCGCAACGGCACGGTCTATTTGTTTTGGACTCAGTATTTCTATAACTCTGAACTAGAAGATTCACGTAAATTTCCGATTGGAGTTCATCTCGACGAAAACGGTCTCAATGCCGATTCTCTCACATGGAATGGGACAAATGGTATTGGAGTTTTGTCCTCTTATAAAGGTTCGATTGCCAGTGCAGTTCCCGATGGATATGGTGGAGCCATCATTGGTATTAGTCGATTACGTACGCACTTTGAAGAAAATCTGGTAGTTGCGGTACAACGGATCTACGACCGCACCTGTGTCGATGTACAAGAGCAGGTTTCGGAAGCACTGCCCAACGAATACACCTTGGAACAGAATTTTCCGAATCCATTTAATGGGGAAACCAAGTTCCGGTTTACGTTGCCGGTATCCGGTGTCGTGAAAGTAACCATCTTCGATGTAATGGGGCGTGAAGTTGTAATGCCGATTCATCGACAATTACAGGCGGGTACGTTCGATGTCCGTTGGAACGGAAAGAGTAATACCGGAACGAAAGTCGGTTCCGGGGTGTATTTCTATCGCATCGAAGCCGGTAAATATATTTCCACCCGGAAGATGGTGATGGTGCAGTGAGGAATGAGATTACCTTCGGTGAGCCCTTCGGGGTTGCCACGTCACTTCGCTTCGGCTGTGCTTCGCACGATCCGGAGCTTCGTTCCTCGCAAAGACAGTGGGCGGACACGATGGTCCGCCCCTACCCAGTGTCGATGATGCATTTTGAACAAACAACAGGAGGATGCCATGATTGCCCACATACGCTTTTCAAAACTCCTCATGGTAACATTTTCGATGTTACTATTCTCGACCATTGCCGGTGCGCAATACCAGCAAAACCAACTCCGATATCCCGGCGATTCGCTCGGACTCACGATCCGCGGAGGGAGCAATCTTGCGTGGACCCGGCAAATATCTACCGGAAGCGATGGTATTAGTTACATCGCATGGGGCGAATATGGTGATTATGATTATCGAGTACGTGGTGCCGCTTTCGATTCGTTAGGCAATCACCTCTGGACCAGAACCATCAACAATTGTATTGGTGATCAGGACGATCCCGTTGTGTTAGCCGTTCCCGGCGGATGTATTGTCGCATGGATCGATTACCGGGACGACGTATTAGGTGGCGCAGTCTATGCTCAAAAACTCTCACCTACCGGCATCACGCAATGGCACTCGCTTGGCGATACAATTGTCGGTGTTCGGATTGCAGCGACTCCGGAACAACAGCTTAATATCAAAATGATTTCCGATGGCGGCGATGGCGCGATTCTGGTTTGGGAGGATCAACGGCGTGGCTTGAGTTATGATCTATGGGGAACCCGGATTCTCGGTAATGGACAAACTGCTCCCGGTTTTCGGGCGAATGGTACACCAATTGCCGTTGCGGCGGCAAGTCAACCGTACAATAGCGATTACTCCATTTGCACCGATGGACGCGGCGGCGCTTGGGTCACTTGGGTTGATAACCGCCAATCGGGTGATCCCGATATCTATTTTCAACGACTTCGTGCGAATGGAACATTACTCGTCGATTCTACTGGATTTCAGCTTATTGGAGCAACCGGCGAGCAGGCAAAGATACGAACAGTGGAAGATGGTCGAGGTGGAGCGTTCCTTGTTTGGTACAACAATATATCGCTCGAGGAAAATTCTGAATTATATATGCAGCGGATCGATTCGAGTGGTACACCCCGTTGGAATCCCGGTGTTGCTGGCGTGCCCTTAATCAATGTCGCTGGTTGCCAAACCAATCCCCGGATAATTGCATCGGGAATAGATACCTGCATTGTCGCGTGGGAAGATTTTCGTACTGATCCTGCTGCCAATTCGAATGAAGATATTTACATCAATCGTGTCACCGGTGCCAACACTTTGGTGAAGTTGTGGGGAGAAACTGGCTTACCAGTCTGTGTCAACAGTTACCATCAACGGGAAATGCGGATGATCTCCGATGGTTCCCGTGGCGCAGTTCTGTTCTGGGAAGATGAGCGAAATTACTCATCACCTGAACAAGACTTTTTTGCCCAGCGAGTTAATAGTAATGGAGAGATTGGTTGGGGAGAGAATGGTATTCCCGTTGCATTCGGATTTGGAGGACAACGTCAACCAATGGGGTCAATGGTCCGGCAACGAGTATTCTTCGCATGGGAAGACTCCAGGAATGGATCATTACCAATATATCGAACGATGTTGAATTCATCGGGAAGTCCGGCGAACAATTTCCCAATCGGAGGTATCGAGACTGTCCCCGACATTTCTTGGAATTGCTATGATATTTCTATCCTCTCGAACGAACCGGGGCGGTTTATTACATCATGGGTCGACCAGAGAAGGATGCCGCTTGGAAGTCGGGTTTATTACTCAGTCAACAACGCGATAACAGGAGCGCCGATTGGTTGTGCACTCAATGGAAATCCTATTACACTTGACACCACAAATCGCGTAAGTCAATCAGGCGGTTGGGATGAAAACCCACCGATATTAGTTGCTACCCCTGACCTTGGTGCGATTTCTGTTTTCATAAAGAGAAATGGTGATGATCAATATATACGATATATATGGGGACAGAAGATTTCCCGGAATGGCGAACGGATGTGGGGTAACTTCGGTTCCCAGATTTCATCGTCACATATTAATCCCAATAATCTTTGTGGCGTACCCGATGGTAACTCCGGCGCGCTGATTTGTTTTACTACAGTAGATACAACCACTCCATTTTATTACAATCGGGTTCGGGTCCAGCATATCCTGTACAATGGAGAACCACAACTGCATCCCGATGGGTTGGTAATCGATTCGGCTGATTGTGAGCAGTCTTTTTCCTACATAACAAAATCCGGTGGGAATTACTACCTCGGTTACCTCGAATTGTATGACGAAATCAATTTTTTCTACTCAGTCAAAGTTGCAAAGATCGATCTCTACGGCCAAGTTCTCTGGCGTCGAACCATCGCCGATAGCGCTCGAAACACTTCTAATGGTAATCGGCAACACTTGCGATTAACTCCAGCTTCCGATGGTGGCGTCGTTGCCTATTGGCAAGAGTATTGTACCGACTCCAATGATGGTGGACAAATTTTTGCCCAACGACTCAACTCAAATGGGATTGCCCAGTGGGATAATGGAGGTATTCGGGTTGGTTTTGGAACGGAAGACCAATCGGCTAGTCGCGCAGTTCAATCCGGCAATAACTTTTGGTTCGTCTGGCGGGATGTACGCAATGGTGGGAACGCTCAAGCTTATCTACAAAGAGTTTCGGAAGATGGTTCGCTCGCGAATCCATCGGGAATCCAAATCTATCCATCTTCTAACTATCAAACTGATCCCAACATCTGTGCGGGAAGTAACGGTTCGGTGTTTGTCAGTTGGAGACAATACGGTATTCGAGCGGATTCCGGCGCAACTACCAATACTTTAGCGAAACACTTCAATGCCAATCTCCAAAATGCCGATCCAGTTACTTGGAACCAACCCAATGGAATCGGGGTAGTAACAAGGTATTTTAGTGGTGAGAATACCTTAGTGTCCGATGGGATGGGTGGTGCACTTATTGGAATAAACCGATTCCGACTGCATAAAGAAGAGAACTTGGTCGTCTCGGTACAACGGATCTACGACCGCGCCTGTGTCGATGTCCAAGAACAGGTTTCGGAAGCGTTGCCCAACGAATACACCTTGGAACAGAATTTTCCCAATCCATTCAATGGGGAAACCAAGTTCCGATTTACGTTACCGGTATCCGGTGTAGTGAAAGTTACTATCTTCGATGTAATGGGAAGAGAGGTCGTCACGGCGATTCATCGTCAATTGCAGGCGGGCACCTTTGATGTACGTTGGAATGGGAAGAGTAATACCGGAATGAAAGTCGGTTCCGGGGTATACTTCTATCGCATCGAAGCCGGGATATTTGTATCCACCAAAAAGATGGTGATGGTGCAGTAAGATTGCCACGTCACTTCGCTTCGGCTGTGCTTCGCACGATCCGGAGCTTCGTTCCTCGCAAAGACAGTGGGAGGGCGTGGGAGCCCTCCCCTCCCCATCACCAATAACCCATTGCCCAATACCCAACACCTAACACCCAACACCCAATTTGCCCCCTGCCGGGAAAAACGGTTATCTTAGTTAACCTGTAAAGAAATACTCCGCGTT
This region includes:
- a CDS encoding T9SS type A sorting domain-containing protein: PMLNPAGVVIDSSDREQSFSCLTKSGENYYVGYIQLDDENNPYYSVKVAEVSLSGQVLWRRTLADSARNQATGDRQRLRLSPSSGGGVIAYWQEYRSDSNNGAQIYAQKIDSLGNALWTNGGVRVGASLQDQAYADAIQSGNHYWFVWKDVRDGGIAQIYCQRVSESGTLLWQGGHRVFTDPYVQIDPKVVAGRNGTVYLFWTQYFYNSELEDSRKFPIGVHLDENGLNADSLTWNGTNGIGVLSSYKGSIASAVPDGYGGAIIGISRLRTHFEENLVVAVQRIYDRTCVDVQEQVSEALPNEYTLEQNFPNPFNGETKFRFTLPVSGVVKVTIFDVMGREVVMPIHRQLQAGTFDVRWNGKSNTGTKVGSGVYFYRIEAGKYISTRKMVMVQ
- a CDS encoding T9SS type A sorting domain-containing protein; the protein is MIAHIRFSKLLMVTFSMLLFSTIAGAQYQQNQLRYPGDSLGLTIRGGSNLAWTRQISTGSDGISYIAWGEYGDYDYRVRGAAFDSLGNHLWTRTINNCIGDQDDPVVLAVPGGCIVAWIDYRDDVLGGAVYAQKLSPTGITQWHSLGDTIVGVRIAATPEQQLNIKMISDGGDGAILVWEDQRRGLSYDLWGTRILGNGQTAPGFRANGTPIAVAAASQPYNSDYSICTDGRGGAWVTWVDNRQSGDPDIYFQRLRANGTLLVDSTGFQLIGATGEQAKIRTVEDGRGGAFLVWYNNISLEENSELYMQRIDSSGTPRWNPGVAGVPLINVAGCQTNPRIIASGIDTCIVAWEDFRTDPAANSNEDIYINRVTGANTLVKLWGETGLPVCVNSYHQREMRMISDGSRGAVLFWEDERNYSSPEQDFFAQRVNSNGEIGWGENGIPVAFGFGGQRQPMGSMVRQRVFFAWEDSRNGSLPIYRTMLNSSGSPANNFPIGGIETVPDISWNCYDISILSNEPGRFITSWVDQRRMPLGSRVYYSVNNAITGAPIGCALNGNPITLDTTNRVSQSGGWDENPPILVATPDLGAISVFIKRNGDDQYIRYIWGQKISRNGERMWGNFGSQISSSHINPNNLCGVPDGNSGALICFTTVDTTTPFYYNRVRVQHILYNGEPQLHPDGLVIDSADCEQSFSYITKSGGNYYLGYLELYDEINFFYSVKVAKIDLYGQVLWRRTIADSARNTSNGNRQHLRLTPASDGGVVAYWQEYCTDSNDGGQIFAQRLNSNGIAQWDNGGIRVGFGTEDQSASRAVQSGNNFWFVWRDVRNGGNAQAYLQRVSEDGSLANPSGIQIYPSSNYQTDPNICAGSNGSVFVSWRQYGIRADSGATTNTLAKHFNANLQNADPVTWNQPNGIGVVTRYFSGENTLVSDGMGGALIGINRFRLHKEENLVVSVQRIYDRACVDVQEQVSEALPNEYTLEQNFPNPFNGETKFRFTLPVSGVVKVTIFDVMGREVVTAIHRQLQAGTFDVRWNGKSNTGMKVGSGVYFYRIEAGIFVSTKKMVMVQ